From the Shewanella amazonensis SB2B genome, one window contains:
- a CDS encoding S8 family serine peptidase — protein MNFKLSKIAMALPVSALAFAVHANQPTEEQATYAVTAKNQLLNRKSAEAQLGNKYFVILKDEPLALYQGGIRGLAATNVKASKHTNVNAKGKLDVNSSKSITYTNYLVNQQSKVFSNIKSTLKREVPVQAAHTIALNALVMELSDAEAVMLRKMPGVLAVQKDSFKQLLTDVGPTHVGAPMVWNNPELEGKSRGEGLVVGVIDTGIASYKKKFYSWRPPTPNDFNPAFADVGGDGYDHTNPYGEGVYFGDCVQNAIWCNDKLVGVVSFDDYKIAVPSYDWRYNTGQDDQGHGTHVAATVAGNVVLNVPYAVSQIVGTAQQPGWETTNSMFNVNVSGVAPHANIIAYRTCVPGYGCSDSMAIKAIEHAIENNVDVINYSVGGSPSSPWQSADALAFLSAREAGLHVAVAAGNSGPEAETVGSPGNSPWVTTVAALSHGRDYSEEKTAVFSGGEGALPEMTGKGKTLALETPTAIVYAGDVESEYYQQQQGGPGYCYASAYGNGSLPASYQANNVVGKVVVCRRGGEYNSAPLSRLNKSIAAKYAGAAGLILINSDDNFDDVVGDFHGIPAIHLNKADGDALLEWLNTGENHMVSILGNSEFNNNLEKADIAASFTSRGPDFVNKDYLVPDVGAPGVDIYASNIGTGMHSSQLGNIEKQPGDYMQISGTSMASPHVAGMYLLMKAAHPEWTPAEMQSALMTTAVTEVTEKQYQFDEAGNVVRDENGVAQFEMVRANNHATGAGSARVNLAIEAGLVMNETKAGYLAADPFAPEWAQKEIPGWHGEPSQMNIPSLSKGECLIECAWTRTFKAVKDGTWSVSFDVFDEGFTLTADQTSFSLSQGEEVTLHFTAEANSALAKDWVDARVILTPDDETTPVQTLPVSINFIAGLVPESIEITASRDNDSAAVNGIVTIGSDNIQVSKSGIAKADIYEFEVRRDATNGSILAKLNEMDDTVYAIPLNIQADSKRLVIEVLETSSPDLDLYVGIDVDLDGAPTGSPSELPFVRYISATESAYEKIDVIDPANDTYWILVHNWAEGPEALTENQMLCEEGQQPDEGKECVFEAPIFDSVKLAVTNVQYDDDSMQVKVADSVAPREELATRVKWDQSMLEGDLYHSVFWLGTNPDLPRNIGAVRVNMTRGADDVTVAQPRLDGDLLTSSIKIAANHSGEERTYQISISLAQDVSVASLIADDSPSVSTMQMATGDVEYKFEGNVLSWTQTQQDGASAVTFTLVLDASEVTGLVDITPVVTTQVSTSENSVRAVSEGQTVMFEGRPVFQAVADKSTAKKGDVVRLTATPVDLVISDPEISYIWKQVSGTQVAIVGAGTAAISFTAPELKSAEEIVFELVGSNGSKQSAPVEISVNVEATIEPPVEQGKSGGSMGFGLLLLSAAGLLRRRK, from the coding sequence GTGAATTTTAAACTCTCTAAAATTGCGATGGCGTTACCCGTGTCAGCATTGGCATTTGCCGTACATGCTAACCAGCCTACAGAAGAGCAGGCGACCTACGCGGTAACAGCAAAAAATCAATTGCTCAATAGAAAATCGGCCGAAGCCCAGTTAGGTAACAAATATTTCGTCATCTTAAAAGACGAGCCTTTGGCACTGTATCAGGGTGGGATCCGCGGTCTGGCCGCGACGAATGTCAAAGCCTCTAAACATACCAACGTGAACGCCAAGGGTAAGCTGGACGTCAACAGCAGTAAGTCCATTACCTATACCAATTATTTGGTGAATCAGCAGAGCAAGGTGTTCAGCAACATCAAATCGACCCTCAAGCGCGAAGTCCCCGTCCAGGCTGCTCATACCATAGCCCTGAACGCCCTGGTGATGGAACTATCAGACGCCGAAGCGGTCATGCTGCGCAAAATGCCCGGCGTGTTGGCTGTGCAGAAAGATTCCTTCAAACAATTACTGACAGACGTGGGGCCCACCCACGTCGGCGCCCCCATGGTCTGGAACAATCCAGAGCTCGAGGGGAAGTCCAGGGGCGAAGGATTGGTTGTTGGTGTCATTGATACCGGCATTGCTTCCTACAAGAAAAAATTCTATTCCTGGAGACCGCCCACGCCGAACGATTTTAACCCCGCTTTTGCCGATGTCGGTGGTGATGGATACGATCATACCAACCCCTACGGCGAAGGTGTTTACTTCGGCGACTGTGTTCAAAACGCCATTTGGTGTAACGACAAACTGGTCGGTGTAGTCTCATTTGATGACTACAAAATTGCTGTGCCAAGTTACGATTGGCGCTACAACACCGGGCAGGACGACCAAGGCCATGGTACCCATGTCGCCGCAACGGTGGCTGGCAACGTGGTACTGAATGTGCCTTATGCCGTCTCTCAGATAGTAGGCACGGCACAACAGCCGGGCTGGGAGACCACGAACTCCATGTTCAATGTAAACGTGAGTGGTGTCGCACCCCACGCCAACATCATCGCTTACCGTACCTGTGTACCCGGTTATGGCTGCTCCGACTCAATGGCCATCAAAGCCATTGAGCATGCTATCGAAAACAATGTCGATGTTATCAACTATTCGGTTGGCGGCAGTCCCTCATCCCCTTGGCAATCGGCCGATGCCCTGGCATTTTTGAGCGCCCGGGAAGCTGGTTTACATGTGGCGGTAGCCGCGGGTAACAGTGGCCCAGAAGCCGAAACAGTCGGCTCACCCGGAAACTCCCCTTGGGTAACCACTGTTGCCGCTCTTAGCCATGGCCGCGATTACAGCGAAGAAAAAACTGCGGTCTTTTCCGGTGGCGAAGGTGCATTACCGGAAATGACAGGTAAGGGCAAAACCCTGGCATTGGAGACACCAACCGCAATCGTTTATGCCGGTGATGTTGAAAGCGAATACTACCAACAGCAGCAGGGTGGTCCTGGTTATTGCTATGCCAGTGCCTATGGCAACGGTTCTCTGCCTGCGTCGTATCAGGCCAACAATGTGGTTGGCAAGGTCGTGGTATGTCGCCGTGGTGGCGAGTATAACAGCGCACCTTTATCGCGTTTAAACAAGAGCATTGCAGCAAAATATGCCGGAGCTGCAGGTCTGATTTTAATTAACTCAGATGATAACTTCGACGACGTGGTGGGTGATTTTCATGGTATCCCGGCTATCCACCTGAACAAGGCTGATGGTGATGCCCTGCTTGAATGGCTGAATACGGGTGAAAACCATATGGTCAGTATTTTGGGCAACTCCGAGTTCAACAATAATCTTGAAAAAGCGGACATTGCAGCGTCCTTTACCTCTCGCGGTCCGGATTTTGTAAACAAAGACTATTTGGTTCCGGATGTGGGTGCGCCTGGTGTGGATATCTACGCCAGCAACATTGGCACAGGAATGCACTCCAGTCAGCTGGGCAACATTGAAAAACAGCCGGGTGACTACATGCAAATCTCCGGTACTTCCATGGCATCCCCCCATGTGGCAGGCATGTATCTGCTGATGAAGGCGGCTCATCCTGAGTGGACACCCGCGGAAATGCAATCTGCCCTGATGACAACAGCTGTCACTGAAGTCACCGAAAAACAATACCAGTTTGATGAAGCAGGTAATGTGGTGCGTGATGAAAACGGCGTTGCACAGTTCGAAATGGTACGAGCCAATAATCATGCCACTGGCGCTGGCAGTGCCCGGGTGAATCTGGCGATTGAAGCTGGTCTGGTGATGAACGAAACAAAAGCTGGCTACCTTGCCGCAGATCCGTTCGCACCTGAGTGGGCTCAAAAAGAGATCCCCGGTTGGCATGGTGAACCCAGCCAGATGAACATACCAAGCCTTTCCAAAGGCGAGTGCTTGATAGAGTGTGCCTGGACACGCACCTTTAAAGCCGTAAAGGATGGCACTTGGTCAGTCAGTTTTGATGTATTCGATGAAGGTTTCACCCTGACTGCCGACCAAACATCCTTTAGCTTGAGCCAAGGTGAAGAAGTCACGTTACATTTCACCGCTGAAGCCAACTCCGCATTGGCAAAAGACTGGGTTGACGCGCGTGTTATTTTGACGCCCGATGATGAGACAACACCGGTTCAAACACTGCCTGTATCCATTAACTTTATCGCTGGTCTCGTGCCTGAATCTATTGAGATCACCGCCTCCCGTGATAATGACTCCGCCGCAGTAAACGGCATTGTTACCATTGGCAGCGACAATATCCAGGTCAGTAAATCGGGCATTGCCAAAGCAGACATCTATGAGTTTGAGGTACGTCGTGACGCCACTAATGGTTCGATTCTGGCGAAGCTAAACGAAATGGATGATACCGTTTACGCGATTCCGCTGAACATTCAAGCCGACAGTAAACGACTCGTAATAGAGGTATTGGAAACAAGCTCACCGGATCTGGACCTGTATGTCGGGATTGACGTTGACCTGGATGGTGCACCAACGGGCAGCCCTTCCGAATTGCCGTTTGTTCGCTATATTTCTGCAACTGAAAGTGCATATGAAAAAATTGATGTTATCGATCCGGCCAACGACACCTATTGGATCCTGGTTCACAACTGGGCAGAAGGCCCTGAAGCCCTAACCGAAAACCAGATGTTGTGCGAAGAGGGTCAGCAGCCCGACGAAGGCAAAGAGTGCGTGTTTGAAGCACCAATTTTTGATTCGGTAAAGCTGGCAGTAACCAACGTACAATATGATGACGACTCTATGCAGGTAAAGGTTGCAGACTCTGTTGCACCACGTGAAGAACTGGCAACACGCGTCAAGTGGGATCAATCCATGCTGGAAGGCGATTTGTACCACAGCGTATTCTGGCTGGGCACCAACCCGGATCTGCCACGCAATATAGGTGCCGTTCGCGTAAACATGACCAGGGGGGCAGATGATGTCACGGTTGCTCAGCCTCGCCTGGACGGTGATTTACTGACATCCAGCATCAAAATTGCCGCCAATCACAGTGGTGAGGAACGAACCTACCAGATCAGTATCAGTCTGGCGCAAGACGTCTCTGTGGCCAGCTTGATAGCGGATGACTCACCATCGGTCTCGACGATGCAGATGGCCACAGGTGATGTTGAATACAAGTTTGAAGGCAATGTACTGTCCTGGACACAGACTCAGCAAGACGGTGCTTCGGCGGTGACCTTTACCCTCGTATTGGACGCTTCCGAAGTGACAGGTTTGGTGGATATCACCCCGGTAGTGACAACCCAGGTCAGTACCAGTGAAAACTCTGTCAGGGCGGTATCTGAAGGCCAAACTGTGATGTTTGAGGGACGTCCAGTGTTCCAAGCCGTTGCAGATAAATCGACCGCGAAAAAAGGAGACGTTGTTCGTCTTACCGCAACCCCTGTCGACTTGGTGATCAGTGACCCAGAAATCAGCTACATTTGGAAACAGGTGTCTGGTACTCAAGTCGCGATAGTTGGTGCGGGCACGGCTGCAATCTCTTTCACTGCACCTGAGCTGAAAAGTGCTGAAGAAATTGTCTTCGAACTGGTCGGCAGTAACGGCAGTAAGCAATCTGCACCGGTCGAGATTAGCGTGAACGTTGAGGCCACCATTGAGCCACCTGTTGAGCAGGGTAAATCAGGCGGAAGCATGGGGTTTGGTTTGCTGCTACTGAGTGCCGCTGGTCTTTTAAGACGACGTAAATAA